The genomic DNA GTTAAGGACATCGGCCTTCTCAAGCCAACCCCTCTTTGCTATGCTTACACCATAAACCATATAGTCGAGCTGCGAGATTATGTGAGCGTCTGTACTTATAACAAGGGGAATCCCCATTTCCTTTGCCCTTTTTGTATAAATGTCATTTAAGTCGAGACGCAGGGGATAGGCATTTATTTCTATTGCTGTGCCGGTTTTTTTCGCCATTTTTAAGAATTCTTCCATATCAACTTCATAAGCGTCCCTCTCGCCTATAAGCCTCCCGGTTGGATGGGCAATGACTGATACATATGGGTTTTTTGCAGCAGAGACAAGCCTGTCTGTGAGCTGCTCCTTTGACTGCCTGAAGCCTGAATGTATGGAAGCGACAACAATGTCGAGTTCCTTTAAGACTTCATCTGGATAATCCATTTTGCAGTCGCTTCTTATATCAACTTCAACCCCGGCAAGAAGGGAAAAGCCCTTTAATTTTTTATTTAAGGCATCTATTTTTTTCTTTTCATTTAGGATTTCTTCACTGCTAAGGCCCCTTGCGATGCCAAGGCCTTTTGAGTGGTCTGTTATGGCCAGATACTCATAGCCCCTCTCTTTTGCTGCCTCCACGAGCTCTTCAAAACTATGGCTCCCATCACTCCATTTAGAATGGACATGAAGGTCTCCTTTTACATCTTTAAGATCTATCAATTCGGGAAGCCTTCCAGCCATTGCTGCCTCAATCTCACCCATGTCCTCTCTCATCTCAGGCTGTATAAAAGGAAGGCCAATGGCCTTATAGACATCGGCCTCGTCTTTCCCCCCGATTCTCTTGCCTGTCTTCTCCTTGAAAATCCCGTATTCATTTATCTTGAGCCCGGCTTTTACAGCCATTTCTCTGACCCTTATATTGTGTGCCTTGCTTCCAGTAAAATAAGCGAGGGCTGCGCCAAAACTCTCCTCCTCCACAACCCGCACATCTACCTGTAGTCCCTCGTGTGTGACTATGCTCGACTTTGTCGGACCCTGCATTAACACGTCTTTAACATGGGGCAAATTTATAAAGGCATGCATTACTTTCTTTGGGTCTGAAGATGTGGCAAGGATGTCTATATCTTTAATCGTATCCTTCCACCGCCTCAGGCTTCCACAGAGTGAAAGTTTTTTTACAGGTGCCTTCTCTTTCAGTTTTTTTAGGATGTCCTGAGCAAGGGGAAGAACTCTTCCAATGGGCTGTCTCTCCTTCCCCCGTTTTATCATCTCTATACCCTTGAGAATATTCTCTTCGGTCTTGGCCTGAATCCCTGGAAGGCCCTTCAGCCTGTGCTGCTTAGCCATATCCTCAAGCTCATCAATGCTTTTTATCTTGAGCCTGTCATAGAGGAGTTTGGCAGTCTTCGGGCCAAGGCTCGGGACGTTAAGGAGCTCCACAAGGCCAGGAGGAACTTCTTTTTGAAGTTCCTCATAAAAAGGCATGCGTCCTGTTTTTACATACCCTTCAATCTTTCCAGCCAGATCCTGGCCAATTCCTGGAATCTTTGTGAGCTCTTCTTTGGAGACCTCGGCCACATCTTTTGGAAGGCCCTCGATATTTTGTGCTGCCCTTCTGTATGCCCTTATTCTGAAGGGATTTTCTCCTTTGATTTCGAGGATGTCGGCAATGGCATTGAAAATTCTTGCTACTTCCTGATTTTTCATAATTTGCCCGGCTTTTATCGTTTTCTTTTCAACGGCTTTGTGGGTTTTGGCTTTTTTGCGGGTTTTTCAAGAAGAGTCTTAAGTTCCATTGCATTTTTTGGTGC from Nitrospirota bacterium includes the following:
- the polX gene encoding DNA polymerase/3'-5' exonuclease PolX gives rise to the protein MKNQEVARIFNAIADILEIKGENPFRIRAYRRAAQNIEGLPKDVAEVSKEELTKIPGIGQDLAGKIEGYVKTGRMPFYEELQKEVPPGLVELLNVPSLGPKTAKLLYDRLKIKSIDELEDMAKQHRLKGLPGIQAKTEENILKGIEMIKRGKERQPIGRVLPLAQDILKKLKEKAPVKKLSLCGSLRRWKDTIKDIDILATSSDPKKVMHAFINLPHVKDVLMQGPTKSSIVTHEGLQVDVRVVEEESFGAALAYFTGSKAHNIRVREMAVKAGLKINEYGIFKEKTGKRIGGKDEADVYKAIGLPFIQPEMREDMGEIEAAMAGRLPELIDLKDVKGDLHVHSKWSDGSHSFEELVEAAKERGYEYLAITDHSKGLGIARGLSSEEILNEKKKIDALNKKLKGFSLLAGVEVDIRSDCKMDYPDEVLKELDIVVASIHSGFRQSKEQLTDRLVSAAKNPYVSVIAHPTGRLIGERDAYEVDMEEFLKMAKKTGTAIEINAYPLRLDLNDIYTKRAKEMGIPLVISTDAHIISQLDYMVYGVSIAKRGWLEKADVLNTLPYKKLLSWLRVKQRALSA